One stretch of Poecilia reticulata strain Guanapo linkage group LG21, Guppy_female_1.0+MT, whole genome shotgun sequence DNA includes these proteins:
- the LOC103457724 gene encoding E3 ubiquitin-protein ligase rnf146-like: protein MAGCGEVNLSVNTPAPSKLEDDSCSSTTTTAATAVPPECAICLQSCVHPVRLPCCHVFCFLCVKGASWHSKRCALCRQEIPEDFLERPVLLSLEELKAAAAGLNRGGSESRGDYTWYYEGRNGWWQYDERTSRELEEAFVKGRKSTEMLIAGFLYVADLENMVQYRRNEHGRRRKMKRDVVDIPKKGVAGLRLDSEPVSVPALPAAVSATAERVSSADGSDSTGQPQPSSFGILVPLPPIRPQTLLGRHLGSPLSPSPSPLEQSFSQLLISQPEGEELEGDGELQTYESASGSSESEEEEEEEEEEDGERRGESEERRRRTQRPLRENQPTRVPPRGMPSSSGSGLSLRSRSPDGQCTVTEV, encoded by the coding sequence ATGGCCGGGTGTGGAGAAGTGAACCTGTCTGTGAACACCCCAGCTCCCTCCAAGCTTGAAGACGACTCTTGCagctccaccaccaccaccgctGCTACTGCTGTACCACCGGAGTGCGCCATTTGCCTGCAGAGCTGCGTCCACCCTGTCCGTCTCCCCTGCTGCCAtgtcttctgttttctgtgCGTGAAAGGCGCCTCCTGGCACAGCAAGCGCTGTGCTCTCTGCCGGCAGGAAATCCCAGAGGACTTCCTGGAGCGCCCGGTCCTGCTCTCCCTCGAGGAACTGAAAGCCGCGGCCGCTGGTCTGAACCGCGGCGGGAGCGAGTCGCGCGGAGACTACACCTGGTACTACGAAGGGCGCAACGGTTGGTGGCAGTACGACGAGCGCACCAGCCGAGAGCTGGAGGAGGCCTTCGTGAAGGGGAGGAAGAGCACCGAGATGCTGATTGCAGGGTTCCTTTACGTGGCGGACCTGGAGAATATGGTGCAGTATCGGCGGAACGAGCACGGCCGCCGGCGCAAGATGAAGAGGGACGTAGTTGATATCCCTAAGAAGGGCGTGGCAGGATTGAGGCTGGACTCCGAGCCTGTCTCCGTCCCCGCTTTACCAGCGGCGGTCTCTGCTACAGCAGAGCGCGTGAGCTCAGCTGACGGCTCTGACTCCACAGGTCAGCCCCAGCCTTCATCCTTTGGGATTTTGGTTCCCCTTCCTCCTATCAGACCTCAAACGCTCCTCGGACGTCATCTCGGCAGCCCTCTGTCTCCGTCTCCGTCGCCTCTGGAACAGTCTTTCTCTCAGCTGCTAATCAGCCAGCCGGAGGGCGAAGAGCTGGAAGGAGACGGCGAGCTGCAGACGTACGAGTCTGCGTCGGGGAGCAGCGagagtgaagaggaggaggaggaggaggaggaggaagacggtgagaggagaggagagtcTGAGGAGCGACGAAGACGCACACAGAGGCCGCTAAGGGAGAACCAGCCAACCAGAGTTCCTCCAAGAGGCATGCCGTCCAGCTCCGGCTCCGGCCTCAGCCTCCGCTCGCGCAGTCCTGATGGACAGTGCACAGTCACAGAAGTATAG